A stretch of the Bacillus anthracis str. Vollum genome encodes the following:
- a CDS encoding LysR family transcriptional regulator, translated as MELLQLKYFQTVARLEHMTKAAEELHIAQPSLSKTIARLEKDLGVPLFDRQGRQITLNPFGKVFLKRVERIFHELSEGEREIKDLADLQQSSITLAVSIPRILPELIGSFLLEHPNVRFQQFLASTPSMKRQLDNIEIDFCISSVPIEGEEIIWEPLITEEIFLVVPSGHRLSGRESIYLHEVKDEPFISMNTGYGFRHLTDEFCKEAGFTPHIAFEVDEPTVISDLIKQGLGIAFVPSLTLLKNSTLALNKLRIMEPVCKRTIGLSWSKKRYLSKTAQQFREFVIDYFSNIKA; from the coding sequence ATGGAACTTCTTCAACTAAAATACTTTCAAACAGTCGCAAGATTAGAGCATATGACAAAAGCCGCTGAAGAATTGCATATCGCACAACCTTCGCTCAGCAAAACAATTGCTAGATTAGAAAAGGACTTAGGCGTTCCGTTATTTGACCGCCAAGGGCGACAAATTACATTAAACCCTTTCGGGAAAGTATTTTTAAAACGAGTAGAGCGCATTTTTCATGAATTAAGTGAAGGCGAACGAGAAATTAAAGATTTAGCTGACTTACAACAAAGCTCTATTACGCTGGCTGTTTCTATTCCAAGAATATTACCAGAACTAATCGGTTCTTTTTTACTAGAACATCCTAACGTTCGATTCCAGCAATTTCTCGCATCTACTCCTTCTATGAAACGACAACTAGATAATATAGAAATTGACTTTTGTATTTCTTCTGTGCCAATTGAAGGCGAGGAAATTATTTGGGAGCCACTTATTACAGAAGAAATTTTCTTAGTCGTCCCTTCAGGCCATCGTTTATCAGGACGTGAAAGTATCTATCTGCATGAAGTAAAAGACGAACCGTTCATTAGTATGAACACTGGTTACGGATTTCGACACTTAACAGATGAATTTTGTAAAGAAGCTGGATTCACGCCACATATCGCTTTTGAAGTAGATGAACCAACCGTGATTAGCGATCTTATTAAGCAAGGCCTCGGCATCGCCTTTGTCCCAAGTTTAACTTTATTAAAAAACTCTACTTTAGCATTAAATAAGTTACGTATTATGGAACCCGTTTGTAAGCGAACGATTGGCTTAAGCTGGTCCAAAAAACGTTACTTATCGAAAACCGCTCAGCAATTCCGTGAATTCGTGATAGATTACTTCTCCAATATTAAGGCGTAA
- the cydA gene encoding cytochrome ubiquinol oxidase subunit I, with product MDTVTLARAFFGSSLAFHIIFATLGVGLSLMIFISEILYHWKKDSDYAIMAKRWTKAFAILLGVAIPTGTIVGVQISLLWPGFAKIVGQVISVPFQIEIFAFFLEALFMSIYVYAADKLPPFMRLISLFFVMIGATASAVLITSANTWMNTPAGFSMGPDGSVFNVDPWKAFFNPSFGTSAFHVVITAYATGAAVIASIAGFKLLKKNLSEREVAYHKKGLLLGLVVTFITGATMWLSGHESAIALHKHSPEKLASAEALFETTSHAPLSIGGVVDPNTLELNYALEIPNMLSLLVGLDPNTVVKGLNEFPQETWPPFYTHTLFNLMVGTAAFTFAVAAIALLYWYFVYRKKGAELPKWLLWGAAACGPVMMLGIEFGWIFSCSGRQPWTIYGMQRTVDASTRADFVGPLFILFIILYIGLGILTVFVLRTFFKKHPLTNDLHHEGGDSRA from the coding sequence ATGGATACGGTAACATTAGCAAGAGCATTTTTCGGTTCTTCACTAGCATTCCACATTATCTTCGCAACACTTGGTGTCGGACTTTCATTGATGATTTTTATAAGTGAAATACTCTATCACTGGAAGAAAGATTCCGACTACGCCATTATGGCGAAAAGGTGGACAAAGGCTTTTGCCATCCTTCTCGGTGTAGCAATTCCAACTGGAACAATTGTCGGTGTGCAAATCTCACTTCTTTGGCCTGGTTTTGCCAAAATTGTTGGGCAAGTTATTTCTGTTCCCTTTCAAATTGAGATTTTCGCCTTCTTTTTAGAGGCTTTGTTCATGTCCATTTATGTATATGCAGCTGACAAACTACCTCCATTCATGAGATTAATCTCGTTATTCTTCGTCATGATTGGTGCCACGGCATCCGCCGTGCTTATTACATCAGCAAATACATGGATGAATACACCCGCGGGCTTCTCAATGGGGCCAGATGGATCAGTTTTTAACGTTGATCCGTGGAAAGCTTTCTTTAATCCGAGTTTTGGCACAAGCGCATTCCACGTTGTGATTACAGCCTATGCAACTGGAGCTGCCGTCATTGCCTCTATCGCTGGATTTAAATTATTAAAGAAGAATTTAAGTGAACGTGAAGTGGCGTATCATAAAAAAGGGCTACTATTAGGACTCGTCGTGACATTTATTACAGGTGCTACGATGTGGCTTTCGGGACATGAATCGGCAATTGCCTTACATAAGCATTCCCCTGAAAAACTGGCATCTGCTGAAGCTTTATTTGAAACGACATCACATGCACCGTTATCCATTGGCGGCGTTGTAGATCCTAACACACTTGAACTAAACTATGCACTAGAAATTCCGAACATGCTTAGCCTACTAGTGGGACTAGACCCTAACACCGTCGTAAAAGGTCTAAATGAATTTCCACAAGAAACATGGCCACCATTTTACACACATACACTGTTCAATTTAATGGTTGGCACTGCTGCCTTTACCTTTGCAGTTGCAGCAATTGCCCTCTTATATTGGTACTTTGTTTACCGAAAAAAAGGGGCCGAACTACCGAAGTGGCTTCTTTGGGGAGCTGCCGCATGTGGACCAGTTATGATGCTTGGCATTGAATTCGGATGGATTTTCAGCTGTAGCGGTCGTCAACCGTGGACCATTTACGGTATGCAACGTACAGTCGACGCTTCTACACGCGCTGATTTTGTCGGTCCTTTATTTATTCTATTCATCATTTTATATATTGGACTCGGTATTTTAACAGTCTTTGTGCTACGGACATTCTTTAAGAAACATCCGCTTACAAATGATTTACATCACGAAGGAGGCGATTCTCGTGCATGA
- a CDS encoding cytochrome d ubiquinol oxidase subunit II, giving the protein MHEESIAIIILWALIFVYSILGSIDFGAGFWGMVYAKHPTLAAKLANRYLSPTWEVTNTFLVFVVVAFLGFFPKAAFTLATVMFVPVMLILVLVAIRSTFMVFAYSLPKYQHLLRIISGITGLLIPALLITVLPVTEGAYITMSEGKEVLLYGKLLSSPVIYCYMLFGLTSELFLSSLFLADFAREQGSEDAYKIYRRNAIILGPATLVTAIIALVVMDPETHWLMQGLIKQFPWFTVSIVLFVIGYSSLWWTNKKYSTLGFPRIAVLAVVAQYAFASYAYGVAHLPYIIYPDVTVFTSFTTVETFYALLILYAIGIAILLPGFIFFWNLFLKDRTFLKEK; this is encoded by the coding sequence GTGCATGAGGAAAGTATTGCAATCATCATCTTATGGGCCCTTATTTTCGTATACAGTATATTAGGATCCATCGATTTTGGGGCAGGTTTTTGGGGCATGGTATACGCAAAACATCCAACGCTCGCTGCCAAGCTTGCCAACCGATACTTATCACCGACTTGGGAGGTAACAAATACGTTTCTCGTCTTTGTCGTTGTCGCATTTCTTGGCTTCTTTCCGAAAGCAGCCTTTACTCTTGCGACAGTAATGTTCGTACCAGTTATGTTAATTTTAGTACTCGTGGCAATTCGCAGTACATTTATGGTATTTGCTTATTCCCTACCGAAGTACCAACACCTTCTTCGTATCATTTCAGGTATTACAGGGCTCTTAATTCCAGCTCTATTAATTACCGTTTTACCCGTTACAGAAGGCGCCTATATTACAATGTCTGAAGGAAAAGAAGTACTCCTGTATGGAAAACTTCTTTCTAGTCCTGTTATTTATTGTTATATGCTCTTCGGACTAACTTCGGAACTCTTTCTATCTTCTCTCTTTCTTGCTGATTTTGCGAGAGAACAAGGTTCAGAAGATGCATATAAAATTTATAGAAGAAACGCGATCATCCTTGGTCCTGCAACGCTCGTTACGGCGATTATCGCCCTCGTTGTAATGGATCCAGAAACACACTGGCTTATGCAAGGACTAATAAAACAATTCCCGTGGTTTACAGTTTCTATCGTTTTATTCGTTATCGGGTACTCTTCCCTTTGGTGGACAAACAAGAAGTATAGCACACTAGGATTCCCTCGCATTGCTGTTTTAGCTGTCGTTGCTCAATATGCATTTGCAAGTTACGCTTACGGCGTTGCGCATTTACCGTATATTATTTACCCTGATGTAACTGTATTTACAAGCTTTACAACGGTCGAAACATTCTATGCATTGCTTATTTTATATGCAATTGGGATCGCAATTTTATTACCAGGATTTATTTTCTTCTGGAACTTATTCTTGAAGGATCGAACTTTTTTGAAGGAAAAATAA
- a CDS encoding IS200/IS605 family accessory protein TnpB-related protein: MKTTRACKINSITKEQTEALITLIRTFESAKRYSFNRLIEGENEKELIKKLQLKYLLNKRFCEDAVLQAQTILSTQKELLPVYLENNQKKLEKTLQKKDDYESGRKNPKKVSLEICLIGLRKRQQKLEQKIEMYETHIKNGTLPPIIFGGRKNFYERMKDKISNQEWKDLRTRQLYSRGDKSKKGNLNMRITVDDCGQGWLEIANPLGRTNGKTKSPRIKVPIMIPYRFYHQITNVVMGKQIGVNPKGKPIIEHQKYSVEIIRKQNEFYVNITFDETEIGRVLDFKETPQSDVIAGIDVNPDRIAVSLCTKQGNFKGSKIFYLHNLNAFLTNKRATIIGQIVQQIKTWLLENNVGGIVLEDLKFQQSHDTDKYSNRNFHQFTYKKMLNSLIRMSLRNGFSVKTVNPAYTSVIGKLKYSQNFGISVHEAAAFTIARRGLELQEQLPKEIILLLKKQITTKLRILVASMEESKKNTKKVYKKWLQTIQTWKEYHNWKLWSILHKTVYMNNQQFVFKI, from the coding sequence ATGAAAACAACACGTGCTTGTAAAATCAATTCTATTACAAAAGAACAAACGGAAGCTTTAATTACTTTGATCCGTACGTTCGAAAGTGCAAAACGATATAGTTTTAATCGTTTAATTGAAGGAGAAAACGAGAAAGAATTGATTAAAAAACTACAACTTAAATATTTGTTAAACAAACGCTTTTGTGAAGATGCAGTTTTGCAAGCACAAACCATCCTTTCCACCCAAAAAGAACTTCTTCCTGTTTACCTAGAAAACAATCAAAAAAAATTAGAAAAAACATTACAAAAAAAAGATGATTATGAAAGTGGCAGGAAAAACCCCAAAAAAGTTTCATTAGAAATTTGTCTAATTGGATTAAGAAAAAGACAACAAAAATTAGAACAAAAAATTGAAATGTATGAAACACATATTAAAAATGGAACATTACCTCCTATTATTTTTGGTGGACGGAAAAATTTCTATGAAAGAATGAAAGATAAGATATCCAATCAAGAATGGAAAGATTTACGTACAAGGCAATTATATTCTCGCGGAGATAAAAGTAAAAAAGGGAATTTGAACATGCGCATTACAGTTGATGATTGTGGGCAAGGATGGTTAGAAATTGCAAATCCATTAGGACGAACAAATGGAAAAACAAAAAGCCCACGAATCAAAGTTCCGATTATGATTCCATATCGTTTTTATCATCAAATTACAAATGTCGTTATGGGAAAGCAAATCGGTGTAAATCCAAAAGGAAAACCGATTATAGAGCATCAAAAATATAGTGTAGAAATCATTCGTAAACAAAATGAATTTTATGTAAATATTACGTTTGATGAAACAGAAATAGGTCGTGTACTAGATTTCAAGGAAACACCACAATCAGATGTAATTGCAGGAATTGATGTAAATCCGGACCGCATTGCAGTTAGTTTATGTACAAAACAAGGTAATTTTAAAGGTTCAAAAATTTTTTATCTACACAATCTGAATGCGTTTTTAACAAACAAACGCGCAACGATAATTGGACAAATCGTACAACAAATTAAAACATGGTTATTGGAAAACAATGTAGGTGGAATTGTTTTAGAAGATTTAAAGTTTCAACAATCTCATGATACTGATAAATACAGTAATCGTAATTTCCATCAATTTACGTATAAAAAGATGTTGAACAGTTTAATTCGTATGTCTCTTCGTAACGGATTTTCTGTTAAAACAGTAAACCCCGCTTATACAAGTGTGATTGGAAAATTAAAATACAGTCAAAATTTCGGTATTAGCGTTCATGAAGCAGCCGCCTTCACGATCGCAAGACGTGGATTAGAATTGCAAGAACAATTACCAAAAGAGATTATATTATTATTAAAAAAACAAATTACAACAAAACTGCGTATTCTTGTTGCTTCCATGGAAGAAAGTAAAAAGAATACGAAAAAAGTATATAAAAAATGGTTACAAACAATTCAAACGTGGAAAGAATATCATAATTGGAAATTGTGGAGCATTCTTCACAAAACTGTTTATATGAACAATCAACAATTCGTATTTAAAATTTAA